One genomic segment of Virgibacillus doumboii includes these proteins:
- a CDS encoding YwgA family protein, which produces MLTNHAKLMQFFSVANEVTGRKKLQKIIYILQKCNVPFEEKYQFHFYGPYSEELSLRIEELCNLGFITEQKEHRSNYFQYNYKITSDGQDFLNQFQMDMPDFAEKAALLKGKSSRFLELVSTMFYFDHLSEAEMTAKIHMVKPKQKYTNDEIREGAEFIKSINPPH; this is translated from the coding sequence ATGTTGACTAACCATGCAAAATTGATGCAATTTTTTTCTGTGGCAAATGAAGTAACCGGACGGAAGAAGCTGCAGAAAATAATCTACATTTTACAAAAATGCAATGTGCCTTTTGAAGAAAAATATCAGTTTCACTTTTATGGTCCATATTCAGAGGAACTCTCACTGCGGATTGAAGAGCTGTGTAATCTGGGGTTCATTACCGAGCAGAAGGAGCACCGAAGCAATTATTTTCAATACAATTATAAAATAACTTCTGACGGACAGGACTTTTTAAACCAGTTTCAAATGGATATGCCGGATTTTGCTGAAAAAGCAGCATTATTAAAAGGAAAAAGTTCCCGTTTTCTCGAACTCGTCTCGACAATGTTTTACTTTGACCACCTGTCAGAGGCTGAAATGACTGCGAAAATACATATGGTTAAACCGAAGCAAAAATATACGAATGATGAAATAAGAGAGGGCGCCGAATTCATCAAATCGATTAACCCGCCGCATTAA
- a CDS encoding YwhD family protein, whose amino-acid sequence MSSDQSSNKKKTNQFTILKDDSNDGHGGYGVGSISLENMSSVIIDPNEDRAFVDMGAMHARSEVERRVKFLPNKEEVPNGKLYWIVWVTVEKGEDGPYFAGVAGSELRVDRSIKRAYKSMPEHVTHMEKSLKGKIRVEHMDDHSKKLLKDFLADFEGGEMWKNSTDELKDALS is encoded by the coding sequence ATGAGTTCTGATCAATCTTCCAATAAAAAGAAGACCAATCAGTTTACAATACTTAAAGACGATTCAAACGACGGTCATGGCGGCTATGGCGTCGGATCAATCAGTCTTGAAAATATGTCATCGGTTATTATTGATCCGAATGAAGACCGTGCATTTGTTGATATGGGCGCGATGCATGCCCGCAGTGAAGTGGAGCGCCGTGTTAAATTTTTGCCCAATAAAGAGGAAGTGCCAAACGGCAAATTGTACTGGATTGTCTGGGTAACCGTTGAAAAAGGTGAAGATGGTCCATATTTTGCCGGTGTTGCCGGGAGTGAACTCCGGGTTGACCGCTCGATTAAACGTGCCTATAAATCGATGCCGGAGCATGTAACCCATATGGAAAAGTCGTTGAAAGGAAAAATCAGAGTTGAACATATGGACGACCATTCCAAAAAGCTGCTGAAGGATTTCCTGGCCGATTTTGAAGGTGGGGAAATGTGGAAAAATTCTACCGATGAATTAAAGGATGCACTTTCCTAA